From Alienimonas californiensis, a single genomic window includes:
- a CDS encoding alpha/beta hydrolase, translating into MILVPLALAEPAAGLASEPPGPGAVGLWDGWVLWAIVGIVLLLIVLAFEVVSRRAVVRFALPFFEREPPFNLVPEPATTGALVTEVALDEATNARGEPLKLSVAVIPAEGPPRGVVMFCPETGGSKWYWRRYAEALPSAGFAVVSFEHRGMFESDEDPRHVPGHWPAEPEVEDALAVVRAVLDDPGRFGLPPGLPLGAFGVSRGACVSLAAAAREPRIAAVAADGGFVTDSVVTEFARKWAMLAVPKWFVPLIPTWHLRQSMWMMRKSADRKKGIRHLALQRDLRALRDRPVWLVSGARDSYVTPEQARRLARAVDGTVWLVPKAKHNQSRDIAGAEYDRRLTAFFNSAFDRTA; encoded by the coding sequence GGGGGCCGTCGGCCTGTGGGACGGTTGGGTCCTGTGGGCGATCGTCGGGATCGTTCTCCTGCTGATTGTGCTGGCGTTCGAGGTGGTGAGCCGCCGGGCGGTGGTGCGGTTCGCCCTCCCGTTCTTCGAACGGGAGCCGCCGTTCAATCTCGTCCCGGAGCCGGCCACCACGGGGGCGCTCGTCACGGAGGTGGCGCTGGACGAGGCGACGAACGCGCGGGGCGAACCGCTGAAGCTGTCGGTCGCGGTCATTCCCGCGGAGGGTCCGCCCCGCGGAGTGGTCATGTTCTGCCCGGAAACCGGCGGCTCGAAGTGGTATTGGCGTCGGTACGCCGAGGCGTTGCCGTCGGCGGGATTCGCGGTGGTGTCGTTCGAGCATCGCGGGATGTTCGAGAGTGACGAGGACCCGCGACATGTGCCGGGCCATTGGCCGGCCGAGCCGGAGGTGGAAGACGCCCTCGCCGTCGTGCGGGCCGTGCTGGACGACCCGGGGCGTTTCGGGCTGCCCCCCGGCCTGCCGCTGGGGGCGTTCGGCGTCAGCCGCGGCGCCTGCGTTTCGTTGGCGGCGGCGGCCCGCGAGCCGCGGATCGCCGCGGTCGCCGCGGACGGCGGCTTCGTCACCGACAGCGTCGTCACGGAGTTCGCCCGCAAATGGGCGATGCTGGCGGTCCCGAAGTGGTTCGTCCCGCTGATCCCCACGTGGCACCTGCGCCAGTCCATGTGGATGATGCGGAAATCGGCCGACCGCAAGAAGGGGATCCGGCACCTCGCCCTCCAGCGCGACCTCCGCGCTCTGCGGGACCGGCCGGTGTGGCTGGTGAGCGGCGCCCGCGACAGCTACGTCACCCCGGAGCAGGCCCGCCGACTGGCCCGTGCCGTCGACGGCACGGTCTGGCTGGTGCCCAAGGCGAAACACAACCAGAGCCGCGATATCGCCGGGGCGGAGTACGACAGGCGTCTGACCGCATTCTTCAACTCCGCCTTCGATCGCACCGCCTAA